The Kribbella amoyensis genomic sequence CCTCGCCGCCGTCGTCGAACTGGCCGACCTCACCGGCACGAAAGCCCCCACCCTCCGCGCGGTCCACGCAGTAGCCGACCTCCTCGCCACCAAGATCGGCACCGGCGGCGCCAACCTCGCCCACGCCCCCACAGCAGCCCGAGCCCCCGCCACCCCCTGACCCAGGAGGCAGATCCACCTCCTCCAGAACCCACTCTGCGTCTGAAGGTCACCGCGAGGACCTTCAGACGCAGAGTGCTGTCAGCCCTGAAGACACTGTCAGTCCTGAAGACAAAGGAAAGCGGGCCGGCTTGGGGGCCGGCCCGCGTTCGGGTGGGAGAGTGGTCAGCGGCCGGAGAGGTCTTCGATGACCTTGAGGAGGGCTGAGTGGTCGAGGGAGCCGTGGCCTTTGGCTTTGGCCGCGGCTACCAGTTGGGCTACTTGGCCGGTGACCGGGAGGGCTACGCCTGCTGAGCGGGCTGCTGTGGTGGCTATGCCCATGTCCTTGTGGTGGAGGTCGATGCGGAAGCCCGGATCGAACTGGCGGGCCAGCATGGTGGCGGCTTTGAGGTCGAGGATGCGGTTGCCGGCCAGGCCGCCGGCGAGGACCTCGAGGCCGCGTTCGCCGTCGACGCCGGAGGCTTCCAGCAGCACGATCGCCTCGCTGACCAGGGCGATGGTGCCGGCGACGAGCAGTTGGTTGGCCGCCTTGACGGTCTGGCCGGCGCCGTGGCCGCCCACGTGCACGATGGTCCGGCCGAGGTCTTCCAGGATCGGCCGGGCCGCCTCGAACACGTCATCCTCGCCGCCGACCATGATCGACAACGACGCCTTGATCGCGCCTTGCTCACCACCACTCACCGGCGCGTCCAGCACCCGTACTCCACGCGCGGCGCCGGCGGCGGCCACCTCACGCGAGGTCTCCGGGGCGATCGACGACATGTCGATCAGCAGCAACCCGGAGGCCGCCGACTCGAGCACGCCGCCGGGACCGAGTACCACCTCGGCCACCTGCGGGGAGTCGGGCAGCATGGTGATCACCACTTCGGCGCCCGCGACGGCCCCGGCGATGTCGGGTGCCGGTTTGCCGCCGGCTTGCAGGAGCTTCTCCACCGACGCGGGCACCACGTCGTACCCGGTGACCTCGTGGCCGGCCCGGACCAGGTTGGCCGCCATGTGCGAGCCCATGATCCCGAGCCCGACGAATCCGATCTTTGCCATGTGACTACCTCTCCGAATCAGACCGGGTCGAGGATCTGCTCGAGCGCCGCGCGCATCAGCCGCGCCGCCTCGGACGGGGTCTTGCCGACCTTCACACCGACCGCCTCGAGCGCTTCCTGCTTCGCGGCCGCGGTACCGGACGACCCGGACACGATCGCGCCCGCGTGCCCCATCGTCTTGCCCTCGGGCGCGGTGAAGCCGGCCACGTACCCGACCACCGGCTTGGTCACGTTCGCCGCGATGAAGGCGGCCGCACGTTCCTCGGCGTCGCCGCCGATCTCGCCGATCATCATGATCGCGTCGGTGTCCGGGTCCTCCTGGAACGCCTGCAGGGCATCGATGTGGGTGGTCCCGATGATCGGGTCACCGCCGATCCCGATCGCAGTGGAGAACCCGTACTCCCGCAGCTCGTACATCATCTGGTACGTCAGCGTGCCCGACTTCGACACCAGCCCGATCCGGCCGGGACCGGCGATGTCGGTCGGGATGATGCCCGCGTTCGCCCGGCCGGGGCTGATGATGCCGGGGCAGTTGGGCCCGATGATCCGGGTGCCGGCCGCCTGCGCGTGCGCGAAAAAGGCGGCCGTGTCGTGCACCGGTACGCCCTCGGTGATCACGACCACCAGCGGGATCCCCGCGTCGACGGCCTCGATCACGGCGCCCTTGGTGAACTTCGGCGGCACGAACACCACCGAGACGTCCGCCCGGGCCGACCTCACCGCGTCGGCACACGATCCGTACACCGGGATCGACCGCTTGGCGAAGTCGACCGACCGGCCGCCCTTGCCCGGCGTCACGCCGCCGACGATATTGGTGCCCGCGGCAAGCATCCGGCTGGTGTGCTTCTGTCCCTCGGATCCGGTCATGCCCTGCACGATGACCCTGCTCTGCTCGGTCAGGAAGATCGCCATAGCTCGATTCCTCTCAGGCCTGCGCGGCCAGTTCGGCGGCGCGGTCCGCGGCGCCGTCCATCGTGTCGACCACGGTCACCAGCGGGTGGTTCGCCCGGGCCAGGATCCGGCGGCCCTCGTCCACGTTGTTGCCGTCGAGCCGGACCACCAGCGCCTTGTCCGCGCTCTTGCCGAGCAGCTCCAGCGCCTGGACGATCCCGTTCGACACCGCGTCGCAGGC encodes the following:
- a CDS encoding 2-hydroxy-3-oxopropionate reductase: MAKIGFVGLGIMGSHMAANLVRAGHEVTGYDVVPASVEKLLQAGGKPAPDIAGAVAGAEVVITMLPDSPQVAEVVLGPGGVLESAASGLLLIDMSSIAPETSREVAAAGAARGVRVLDAPVSGGEQGAIKASLSIMVGGEDDVFEAARPILEDLGRTIVHVGGHGAGQTVKAANQLLVAGTIALVSEAIVLLEASGVDGERGLEVLAGGLAGNRILDLKAATMLARQFDPGFRIDLHHKDMGIATTAARSAGVALPVTGQVAQLVAAAKAKGHGSLDHSALLKVIEDLSGR
- the sucD gene encoding succinate--CoA ligase subunit alpha — encoded protein: MAIFLTEQSRVIVQGMTGSEGQKHTSRMLAAGTNIVGGVTPGKGGRSVDFAKRSIPVYGSCADAVRSARADVSVVFVPPKFTKGAVIEAVDAGIPLVVVITEGVPVHDTAAFFAHAQAAGTRIIGPNCPGIISPGRANAGIIPTDIAGPGRIGLVSKSGTLTYQMMYELREYGFSTAIGIGGDPIIGTTHIDALQAFQEDPDTDAIMMIGEIGGDAEERAAAFIAANVTKPVVGYVAGFTAPEGKTMGHAGAIVSGSSGTAAAKQEALEAVGVKVGKTPSEAARLMRAALEQILDPV